In the genome of uncultured Campylobacter sp., one region contains:
- the leuS gene encoding leucine--tRNA ligase, translated as MPYDSKSIELKWQKIWDEEGIFEPKDDYSLPKKYILSMFPYPSGRIHMGHVRNYSIGDALSRYYRLRGYNVLQPIGFDSFGMPAENAAIKHGIHPKTWTYENIDYMKNELHRLGFSFSARRMLATSDPLYTRWEQEFFIKLFEKGLIYRKSAVVNWCEHDQTVLANEQVEEGRCWRCGNEVVQKQMPGYYLKITAYAQELLDCLKQLEGKWPAQVLTMQENWIGRSEGLEFSFKFDEQSSAKLGGIEGFKVFTTRPDTIYGMSYAALAPEHEVVKRLLDNNLLDAEAAAKVREILNQSPRERQASDKDGVSLGISVLHPLSGRKIPVWTANFVLAEYGGGAVMAVPAHDERDFEFAKKFNLPIIQSIAPKSGDYDANKAYVESGVLINSAEFSGMDSEKAKSAVISKFEELGLGRRVVNFKLRDWGVSRQRYWGAPIPMIHCPKCGLVSEEISNLPVELPQDIKITGKGNPLDAHPSWKFCKCPKCGGDGVRETDTLDTFFESSWYFARYASDERTWQQRAFDEQSVNYWMNVDQYIGGIEHAILHLLYARFFQKALRDIGYLRDSEPFERLLTQGMVLKDGAKMSKSKGNTVDPDDIIETYGADTARLFILFAAPPQKELEWNDSAVEGAYKFLSRLYDRAKNAYATDKIPQIDHAALNKEEKYARLKVYEALKKSQQVYESSFAFNTLIAACMEALNALNVQSNKDVFTEGYFVILNLLEPIVPHICAELSEKLFNRRNFGELRVCEEVFESDTIKLAVTINGKKRAEFEAGASLSEGEILSLAKQNCAKWLEGKSVVKEIYVKNKLVNLVIK; from the coding sequence ATGCCTTACGATAGTAAAAGTATTGAGCTTAAATGGCAGAAAATTTGGGATGAAGAGGGAATTTTCGAGCCTAAGGACGATTACAGCCTGCCTAAAAAATATATCCTTTCGATGTTTCCCTACCCAAGCGGCCGCATCCACATGGGGCACGTGCGAAACTACAGCATCGGCGACGCGCTGAGTCGCTATTATAGGCTGCGCGGATACAACGTGCTTCAGCCGATCGGCTTTGACAGCTTCGGTATGCCTGCGGAAAATGCGGCGATCAAACACGGCATTCACCCTAAAACTTGGACTTACGAAAATATTGATTATATGAAAAATGAGCTGCACCGCCTTGGCTTTAGCTTTTCGGCTCGTCGCATGCTCGCTACCTCCGATCCGCTTTATACGCGCTGGGAGCAGGAATTTTTCATCAAACTTTTTGAAAAAGGGCTTATCTATAGAAAAAGCGCCGTGGTCAATTGGTGCGAGCACGATCAGACGGTTCTTGCCAACGAGCAGGTCGAGGAGGGTAGGTGCTGGCGTTGCGGCAACGAGGTCGTGCAAAAGCAGATGCCTGGCTACTACCTAAAAATCACCGCTTATGCGCAGGAGCTTTTGGATTGCCTAAAGCAGCTTGAGGGCAAATGGCCCGCTCAGGTGCTTACGATGCAGGAAAACTGGATCGGGCGCAGCGAGGGTTTGGAATTTAGCTTTAAATTTGACGAACAAAGCAGCGCTAAGCTCGGCGGCATCGAGGGCTTTAAGGTTTTTACGACGCGCCCTGATACGATCTACGGTATGAGCTACGCGGCGCTTGCGCCGGAGCACGAGGTCGTAAAGAGACTTTTAGATAATAATTTACTTGACGCCGAAGCTGCGGCGAAGGTGAGAGAAATTTTAAATCAAAGCCCGCGCGAGCGCCAAGCAAGCGATAAAGACGGCGTGAGCCTCGGAATCAGCGTGCTTCATCCGCTAAGCGGCAGAAAAATCCCCGTTTGGACCGCAAATTTCGTCCTAGCAGAATACGGCGGCGGTGCGGTTATGGCTGTGCCTGCGCACGATGAGAGGGACTTTGAGTTTGCGAAGAAATTTAACCTGCCGATCATTCAAAGTATTGCTCCTAAAAGCGGCGATTACGACGCTAACAAAGCCTACGTAGAGAGCGGAGTTTTGATAAATTCCGCGGAATTTAGCGGCATGGATAGCGAGAAAGCAAAAAGCGCCGTTATCTCAAAATTTGAAGAGCTAGGGCTCGGACGCCGCGTGGTAAATTTTAAACTGCGCGATTGGGGAGTGAGCCGCCAGCGCTACTGGGGCGCGCCGATCCCGATGATCCACTGCCCAAAATGCGGGCTGGTAAGCGAGGAAATTTCAAATCTGCCCGTAGAGCTTCCGCAGGATATTAAGATCACCGGCAAAGGCAATCCACTCGACGCGCATCCTAGCTGGAAGTTTTGCAAATGCCCTAAATGCGGCGGCGACGGGGTGCGCGAGACCGACACGCTCGATACATTTTTTGAAAGCTCGTGGTATTTCGCGCGCTACGCAAGCGACGAGCGGACATGGCAGCAGCGGGCGTTTGATGAGCAAAGCGTGAATTACTGGATGAACGTCGATCAGTATATAGGAGGCATCGAGCACGCGATATTGCACCTTTTATATGCAAGGTTTTTCCAAAAGGCTCTTCGTGACATAGGCTATCTGCGCGATAGTGAGCCGTTTGAGCGGCTGCTAACCCAGGGCATGGTGCTAAAAGACGGCGCAAAGATGAGTAAAAGCAAGGGCAACACCGTCGATCCCGATGACATTATCGAGACCTACGGCGCCGATACGGCGAGACTTTTTATACTTTTTGCCGCGCCTCCTCAAAAAGAGCTTGAGTGGAACGACAGCGCGGTAGAGGGCGCATATAAATTTCTTAGCCGCCTTTACGATCGCGCCAAAAACGCTTATGCTACGGATAAAATTCCACAGATCGACCACGCCGCTTTAAATAAAGAGGAAAAATATGCCCGCCTCAAAGTTTACGAGGCGCTTAAGAAGTCGCAGCAGGTTTATGAGAGCAGCTTTGCTTTTAATACCCTAATCGCCGCGTGTATGGAGGCGCTAAATGCGCTAAATGTGCAGAGCAACAAAGACGTATTTACCGAGGGCTATTTCGTGATCTTAAATTTGCTAGAGCCTATAGTGCCACACATCTGCGCCGAGCTTAGCGAGAAGCTGTTTAATAGGCGGAATTTCGGCGAGCTGCGAGTTTGCGAAGAGGTTTTTGAAAGTGATACGATCAAACTCGCCGTCACGATTAACGGCAAAAAACGTGCCGAGTTTGAAGCGGGTGCGAGCCTAAGCGAGGGCGAAATTTTAAGCCTTGCAAAGCAAAACTGCGCCAAATGGCTAGAGGGTAAGAGCGTCGTAAAAGAAATTTACGTCAAAAACAAGCTCGTAAATTTGGTAATAAAGTAG
- the lptE gene encoding LPS assembly lipoprotein LptE, which translates to MRKALTVFCLIFLIGCGYKPVSRIAKETMSGSVFVDVMMSKTDPQNTVAIKDAIRQGIVQRLGMSLSDKNSAQTIVVASIKSLSFSELSYDQFGYVTSYRANLIVNFSTKLKNGEVFNKDCVGDYDFKVSRLVKNSYDTSSIISDKDRYKAIENASTQAFDEFISVLAIRGFRLERAQH; encoded by the coding sequence ATGAGAAAAGCTTTAACCGTTTTTTGTTTGATTTTTTTAATTGGCTGCGGCTACAAGCCCGTTTCAAGGATTGCAAAAGAGACGATGAGCGGAAGCGTATTTGTGGACGTTATGATGAGCAAGACCGATCCGCAAAACACCGTCGCTATTAAAGATGCGATCAGGCAGGGTATAGTCCAGCGCCTAGGGATGAGCCTTTCGGATAAAAACTCGGCGCAGACGATCGTAGTAGCGAGTATAAAAAGCCTAAGCTTTAGCGAGCTTTCATACGATCAGTTCGGCTATGTCACTAGCTACCGCGCAAATCTCATCGTAAATTTCAGCACCAAGCTTAAAAACGGCGAGGTTTTCAACAAGGATTGCGTGGGCGATTATGATTTTAAAGTTAGCCGCCTAGTCAAAAATAGCTACGATACGAGCTCGATCATTAGCGATAAGGACCGCTATAAGGCGATCGAAAATGCCTCCACGCAGGCGTTTGACGAGTTTATTTCGGTGCTTGCGATTAGGGGATTCAGACTTGAGCGGGCGCAGCATTAA
- a CDS encoding M23 family metallopeptidase — MAKTKLTLSDHFGTKTLYFGENFRFQLKILSAFFVIFLLVLFFAIFKLASDRSNLKELNKTLYAENLALKEQNIALEGKNEEVLAKLDGREDDGGGLDSDIQVMLAMNEMKKERKKGSGAHIAASEKTASAILSAVPNGLPMQYRGVTSPFGMRTHPISGVMRMHHGIDLRASEGTPVFATAEGFVQFAGGSGSGYGILVILSHNYGFETRYGHLSSAVVTPGSWVKKGDLIGYSGNTGYSTGPHLHYEVRFLAQSVDPANFMSWNAQNFKNISTLEPNVSWQEIANVVQHQIERFK, encoded by the coding sequence GTGGCTAAAACTAAACTCACCCTAAGCGATCATTTTGGCACCAAGACGCTGTATTTTGGCGAAAATTTTAGATTTCAACTTAAAATTTTATCTGCGTTTTTCGTAATTTTTCTGCTCGTTCTGTTTTTTGCGATATTTAAACTCGCGAGCGACCGATCAAATTTAAAGGAGCTAAACAAAACCCTCTACGCCGAAAATCTCGCGCTTAAAGAGCAAAATATCGCACTTGAGGGCAAAAACGAGGAGGTGCTTGCCAAGCTGGACGGACGCGAAGACGATGGAGGCGGGCTGGATAGTGATATCCAAGTAATGCTTGCGATGAATGAGATGAAAAAGGAGCGCAAAAAGGGCTCCGGCGCGCATATCGCAGCTAGCGAAAAAACGGCGAGCGCGATTCTTAGCGCTGTGCCTAATGGACTTCCGATGCAGTATCGCGGCGTAACTAGCCCTTTTGGGATGCGCACTCATCCAATCAGCGGTGTTATGAGGATGCACCACGGCATCGACTTGCGAGCGAGCGAGGGCACTCCGGTGTTTGCGACGGCAGAGGGCTTCGTGCAGTTTGCAGGCGGTAGCGGCAGCGGATATGGAATTTTAGTGATTTTATCGCACAATTACGGCTTTGAGACCCGCTACGGCCACCTTAGCTCCGCGGTCGTAACGCCCGGCTCTTGGGTTAAAAAGGGCGATCTCATCGGCTATAGCGGCAACACCGGCTACAGCACTGGTCCGCACTTGCATTACGAAGTTAGGTTTTTGGCTCAAAGCGTTGATCCTGCAAATTTTATGAGCTGGAACGCGCAAAATTTCAAAAATATCTCGACCTTAGAGCCTAATGTTTCGTGGCAGGAGATCGCAAACGTCGTGCAGCACCAGATCGAAAGGTTTAAATAA
- a CDS encoding DEAD/DEAH box helicase yields the protein MQAEVYEYFLQNQKELLICEDEKEAAACEQVLKFMGYAAFCLPDFRASFGEDLRSYMGELAGISTALSAFYKASGKKILISPVRTILNKLPAASHLRPLNIKLGGELNLSELKEEILRLGYDVRDIVESMGEVSFRGEIIDIFSVGSESAVRILLDGETVESIRRFDVATQKSEKDELSQAEIAPFLANLSEDEFESVSEKISRADSDALARDLGSLGFWFIEGFVDYTEAFDCILLREIKKDEIFSERNLDFLDAIEVLPAARKFKDLAVTPSQEFFEFHRSETITLIARNDALLAPFDLSGFSNIEILREDFVVNLISAERIILSLNKAAPKKRVRRSSLALDELNVGDFVVHEDHGIAKFNGLELIEVMGRSKEFVSLLYEGGDKLLLPVEYLNKIDRYVASGGAVSLDHLGRASFSKIKERVREKLFAIASKIIALAAKRELVRGLVIKNESADYAKFLSASGFSYTSDQQKAVGAILADLQSGKVMDRLLSGDVGFGKTEVAMNAIFACIRSGHSVLFFVPTTLLSSQHYATLSERFREFEIPVFKLDRFSSARQKSEILKRLQSGEAIVVVGTHSLLNLNPANLGLIIIDEEHKFGVKQKERLKEKSAASHLLSMSATPIPRSLNMALSSIKSYSTLLSPPQDRLDVRTFVKQWDEKIIKEAISRELRRGGQIFYVHNHIATMQSAKKKLLEILPSLKILILHSKIDAKTTEDEILKFVAGGYDLLLCTSIVESGIHMPRVNTIIVENADKFGIADLHQLRGRVGRSNKQGFCYFLIEDKTALTQDALKRLVALESNSFLGSGSVLAYHDLEIRGGGNLLGEAQSGHIEAIGYSLYLKMLEEEIGKLLSRKSAAASGELKISVNAFLNSEFIREDRLRLDLYRRLSKCAEASEVLEIFGEIEDRFGRADIYTKQFIDVMMIKVLATKLGLRVISSMDENILITLANGDKVRLKAQTRDDDDVINEILIYLRRELKNANLR from the coding sequence ATGCAAGCCGAGGTTTACGAATACTTTTTGCAAAACCAAAAAGAACTTTTGATCTGCGAGGATGAAAAGGAAGCCGCGGCGTGCGAGCAGGTGCTTAAATTTATGGGCTACGCGGCCTTTTGCCTGCCCGATTTTAGAGCTAGCTTCGGCGAGGATCTGCGTAGCTACATGGGTGAGCTAGCAGGCATCAGCACCGCTCTTAGCGCGTTTTACAAAGCAAGCGGCAAAAAAATTTTAATCTCGCCGGTTCGCACGATCTTAAACAAACTCCCCGCAGCAAGCCATCTGCGCCCGCTAAATATAAAATTGGGGGGTGAGTTAAACTTAAGCGAGTTGAAAGAGGAAATTTTACGCCTGGGATACGACGTGCGCGACATCGTTGAAAGCATGGGCGAGGTGAGCTTCCGTGGCGAAATCATCGATATTTTTTCGGTAGGGAGCGAAAGCGCGGTTAGAATTCTGCTCGACGGCGAGACGGTCGAGAGCATCAGGCGCTTTGACGTCGCTACGCAAAAAAGCGAAAAAGATGAGCTTTCTCAAGCAGAGATAGCGCCGTTTTTGGCAAATTTAAGCGAGGACGAGTTTGAGAGCGTGAGCGAAAAGATATCGCGCGCGGACAGCGACGCGTTAGCGCGCGATCTGGGCTCGCTCGGGTTTTGGTTTATCGAGGGTTTCGTCGATTACACGGAGGCGTTTGATTGCATCTTGTTGCGCGAGATCAAAAAGGATGAAATTTTTTCCGAGCGCAATTTGGATTTTTTAGACGCGATCGAGGTGCTGCCTGCGGCGCGTAAATTTAAAGACCTCGCCGTGACGCCGTCGCAGGAATTTTTTGAATTTCACCGCAGCGAGACTATCACGCTGATCGCGCGAAACGACGCTCTGCTCGCGCCGTTTGATCTTAGCGGATTTAGCAATATCGAAATTTTACGCGAGGATTTCGTCGTAAATTTAATAAGCGCCGAGCGGATCATCCTTTCGCTAAACAAAGCAGCGCCTAAAAAGCGCGTGCGAAGATCGAGCCTAGCTCTGGATGAGCTAAACGTGGGCGATTTTGTCGTGCACGAAGATCACGGTATCGCTAAATTTAACGGGCTTGAGCTCATCGAGGTGATGGGGCGCAGCAAGGAGTTCGTATCCCTGCTCTACGAGGGCGGCGACAAACTGCTGCTGCCGGTAGAGTATCTAAATAAGATCGATCGCTACGTCGCAAGCGGCGGCGCGGTGAGCTTGGATCATCTGGGCAGGGCGAGCTTTTCAAAAATCAAAGAGCGAGTGCGCGAAAAGCTCTTTGCGATCGCTTCGAAGATCATCGCGCTGGCTGCCAAGCGCGAGCTGGTGCGGGGGCTCGTCATCAAAAACGAAAGCGCGGATTATGCGAAATTTTTAAGCGCGAGCGGCTTTAGCTACACGAGCGATCAGCAAAAGGCGGTGGGTGCGATTTTGGCGGATCTGCAAAGCGGCAAGGTGATGGACCGCCTGCTTAGCGGCGACGTGGGTTTTGGAAAGACCGAGGTTGCGATGAATGCGATATTTGCTTGCATCCGCAGCGGCCATTCGGTGCTGTTTTTTGTGCCCACTACGCTGCTTAGCTCTCAGCATTACGCCACGCTTAGCGAGCGCTTTAGGGAGTTTGAAATTCCTGTTTTCAAGCTCGATCGCTTCAGTAGCGCGAGGCAAAAGAGCGAAATTTTAAAGCGCTTGCAAAGCGGCGAGGCGATCGTCGTAGTCGGCACGCACTCGCTTTTAAATTTAAATCCCGCAAATTTGGGCCTCATAATCATCGATGAGGAGCATAAATTCGGCGTTAAGCAAAAGGAGCGGCTCAAAGAAAAAAGCGCCGCCTCGCACCTACTTAGTATGTCTGCGACGCCGATACCGCGCAGTCTAAATATGGCGCTAAGCTCGATTAAAAGCTACTCCACGCTGCTTAGCCCGCCGCAGGACCGCCTGGATGTGCGCACCTTCGTCAAGCAGTGGGACGAAAAGATCATAAAAGAGGCGATTTCGCGCGAGCTGCGACGCGGCGGGCAGATTTTTTACGTCCATAACCACATCGCGACGATGCAAAGCGCCAAAAAGAAGCTGCTTGAAATTTTGCCGAGCCTTAAAATTCTAATTTTGCACTCCAAGATCGACGCTAAAACTACGGAGGATGAAATTTTAAAATTTGTGGCGGGCGGATACGATCTGCTGCTTTGTACCAGCATCGTAGAAAGCGGCATTCATATGCCGCGCGTGAATACAATCATCGTCGAAAACGCTGATAAATTCGGTATCGCCGATCTGCACCAGCTGCGCGGCCGCGTCGGACGCAGCAATAAGCAGGGCTTTTGCTACTTTTTGATCGAGGATAAAACCGCTCTTACGCAGGATGCGCTAAAGCGGCTCGTAGCGCTTGAGAGCAACTCGTTTTTGGGCAGCGGCTCGGTGCTGGCGTATCACGATCTTGAAATTCGCGGCGGCGGAAACCTGCTCGGAGAGGCACAGAGCGGGCATATCGAAGCGATCGGCTACTCGCTTTATCTAAAGATGCTCGAAGAGGAGATCGGCAAGCTGCTAAGCAGAAAGAGCGCCGCTGCGAGCGGGGAGCTTAAAATTTCGGTAAACGCCTTTTTAAACTCGGAATTTATCAGAGAGGATCGCCTGCGCTTGGATCTTTACAGGCGGCTTAGCAAGTGCGCAGAGGCGAGCGAAGTGCTTGAAATTTTCGGCGAGATCGAGGATCGCTTCGGGCGCGCGGATATCTACACCAAGCAATTTATCGACGTGATGATGATTAAGGTTTTGGCTACGAAGCTTGGCTTGCGCGTGATTTCGAGCATGGATGAAAATATCTTGATCACCCTTGCAAACGGCGATAAGGTGCGATTAAAGGCACAGACGCGCGACGATGACGACGTGATAAATGAAATTTTGATCTATCTGCGAAGGGAGCTAAAAAATGCGAACTTGCGATGA
- a CDS encoding ATP-binding protein — protein MRTCDENIKKSASKSGSEELNLDAVSGLNLAGQAVLKSAQSGSIEQIYFSDFRAIDWRAVQVAVFRANKKVLKIVRDIDFTDLDALVGLESQKSALIKNTDAFLRSASANHALLWGESGCGKSSLAKAVFSKFIPQDLKIIEIGRDDLGYLVEIIDAIREINFKFIIFCDDLSFELGESGYKHLKPLLEGSLERAPRNVLMYATSNRRHIVGECASDNDAAQISRGELHLSDAANERISLSERFGLQLSFYGGSMREYLGIVDAYFAAAQGMSAAEFRLSFAANLDVLHAKAREFAMLRASRSGRAAKQFFLSFGEEFFVNLKGGGR, from the coding sequence ATGCGAACTTGCGATGAAAATATCAAAAAAAGCGCGAGCAAAAGCGGGAGCGAAGAGTTAAATTTAGACGCGGTGAGCGGTTTAAATTTAGCGGGGCAAGCCGTCCTAAAAAGCGCCCAGAGCGGCTCTATCGAGCAAATTTATTTCAGCGATTTTAGAGCGATTGATTGGCGCGCGGTGCAGGTCGCCGTCTTTCGCGCGAATAAAAAGGTGCTAAAGATCGTTCGCGACATCGATTTTACCGATCTTGACGCGCTCGTGGGGCTAGAGAGCCAAAAATCGGCTCTAATAAAAAACACTGACGCCTTTCTGCGCAGTGCGAGTGCCAACCACGCGCTTTTGTGGGGCGAGAGCGGCTGCGGCAAATCAAGCCTTGCAAAAGCGGTTTTTTCTAAATTTATCCCGCAAGACCTTAAGATCATCGAGATTGGTAGGGATGATCTGGGCTATCTCGTGGAGATAATAGACGCGATCCGAGAAATAAATTTTAAATTTATCATCTTTTGCGATGATTTGAGCTTTGAGCTCGGCGAGAGCGGTTACAAGCACCTAAAACCGCTACTCGAAGGCTCACTAGAGCGCGCGCCGCGCAACGTGCTGATGTATGCGACGTCCAACCGCCGCCACATCGTAGGCGAATGCGCAAGCGATAATGACGCCGCGCAGATCAGCCGCGGCGAGCTGCACCTAAGCGACGCGGCGAACGAGCGAATCAGCCTGAGTGAGCGCTTCGGGCTACAGTTAAGCTTTTACGGCGGGAGCATGCGGGAGTATTTGGGGATCGTAGATGCCTATTTTGCGGCTGCGCAAGGTATGAGTGCGGCGGAATTTCGCCTAAGCTTTGCCGCAAATTTAGACGTGCTGCACGCAAAGGCGCGTGAGTTTGCGATGCTTCGCGCAAGCCGCAGCGGCCGCGCAGCAAAGCAGTTTTTCTTGAGCTTTGGCGAGGAATTTTTTGTAAATTTAAAAGGCGGCGGCAGATGA
- a CDS encoding 3-methyladenine DNA glycosylase, translated as MSATELFIALFRAVKIKDFRWWPAFGSFEVVVGAILIQNTAWRNADAALQNLRSKGLLGLDEIAGLDEAELAQIIKVSGFYNQKARRLSLFCKAMIADFGDFESFKSGVSREWLLARKGIGAESCDAILCYACERAVMVADSYSARLLGALGYEFESYDELSAWLGELEFERIYEFVNSANSPCDAAAKADKLENENGAYALFHGLIVEFCKAHLEGKIFDESAKIILNDLR; from the coding sequence ATGAGCGCGACCGAGCTTTTTATCGCGCTTTTTCGCGCCGTGAAAATCAAGGATTTTCGCTGGTGGCCTGCGTTTGGAAGCTTTGAGGTGGTCGTGGGGGCGATTTTGATCCAAAATACGGCGTGGCGCAATGCTGACGCGGCACTGCAAAACCTGCGTAGCAAGGGGCTTTTGGGCTTAGATGAGATCGCCGGGCTAGATGAAGCGGAGCTTGCGCAGATCATCAAAGTAAGCGGATTTTATAATCAAAAAGCGAGACGCTTAAGCTTGTTTTGCAAAGCGATGATCGCGGATTTTGGGGATTTTGAGAGCTTTAAATCGGGCGTTAGCCGCGAGTGGCTGCTAGCGCGCAAAGGGATCGGCGCGGAGAGCTGCGATGCGATCTTGTGCTACGCGTGCGAGCGCGCGGTGATGGTCGCAGACAGCTATTCGGCGCGGCTGCTCGGGGCTTTGGGCTATGAGTTTGAAAGCTACGATGAGCTTAGCGCGTGGCTTGGCGAACTGGAATTTGAGCGGATCTACGAGTTTGTAAATTCCGCCAACTCTCCCTGCGATGCGGCGGCAAAAGCAGATAAGCTGGAGAACGAAAACGGCGCATATGCACTATTTCACGGGCTTATAGTAGAATTTTGCAAAGCGCATTTGGAAGGTAAAATTTTCGATGAGAGCGCGAAAATAATTTTAAATGATTTGAGGTAG
- a CDS encoding glycosyltransferase family 39 protein produces the protein MFNTKILENLMVAFCFCITLALHLLIFNHYFSLQEGWWETYAYLVNRGEVINKDFYLAWTPLFVYINAFYQKIFGINFFAFACIGVVAAMIQVILLYLVLREFFSKPASAIAALFATFLNINSGTYIAKDYHTYVYITEFLTLLFLIKYIKNYNSNIGRFYHIIGILFCVLLFFVKQNVGLVLFAGLFVAYAFVAINFKDYIKRICFLLIISAIFFTIMNFIIPFNLSSITENDSKGSFFAMATRFATYPLNQTILKNSLIVSMVALILYIIRLKIAEIYTNLYRKMIAKTTIEFRILMLIILHIIIIYCMFVRMSGIGIEIKNFISLSIGIILFLLYICFNRNNIVGNSSKIYAFMIVAMAAISYSGTLADAFTASGNMICIAFASAFIINISRLRQIKYITIYIHLIIIFFMFLATIRMPYYWNFNTQVDIFSANSKSSYAQLDGIYMDERISDIFDYFDKYVATKSKNQKDFYFFNFPIMYLLNNKIPPYYLVTHWLDVSSSKAISREYDEFVKSPAQNIVMYQYQTFFFTVHRNFQVKSSFKQLDFHETMNKWVQEGKYKFIKSFVVPYDNVPVEEEKNHLLKNMLIILQNEKFFGMDRSQFTEWLKGNGITLVTIRRDKKIATDQNDTKQEDDRLQNGDVLQMDGSIVDLCRVFPTLGVAPTEATFFNTINVYEKQGDRSE, from the coding sequence ATGTTTAACACTAAAATTTTAGAAAATTTAATGGTTGCTTTTTGCTTTTGTATAACGCTTGCGTTACATTTACTGATATTTAACCATTACTTCTCACTCCAAGAAGGCTGGTGGGAAACCTATGCTTATTTAGTAAATAGGGGAGAGGTAATCAATAAAGATTTTTATCTAGCATGGACTCCGTTATTTGTATATATAAACGCCTTCTATCAAAAAATATTCGGAATAAATTTTTTTGCTTTTGCCTGCATCGGTGTAGTAGCTGCAATGATACAGGTAATTTTATTGTATTTGGTTTTAAGAGAATTTTTTTCAAAACCGGCTAGTGCTATCGCAGCTCTTTTTGCGACATTTTTAAATATAAACAGCGGTACTTATATTGCCAAAGATTATCATACGTATGTATATATTACCGAATTTTTAACATTACTATTTTTGATAAAATATATAAAAAATTATAATTCTAACATAGGCAGATTTTATCATATAATTGGAATTTTATTTTGTGTTTTATTGTTTTTTGTTAAACAAAATGTGGGCCTGGTCCTTTTTGCCGGTTTGTTTGTTGCATATGCTTTTGTTGCTATAAACTTTAAAGATTATATAAAAAGAATTTGCTTTTTACTCATTATTTCGGCTATATTTTTTACTATCATGAATTTTATCATTCCTTTTAATTTATCTTCTATAACAGAAAATGATTCCAAGGGCAGTTTTTTCGCTATGGCCACGAGATTTGCTACATATCCTTTAAACCAAACTATATTAAAAAATTCGCTTATTGTATCAATGGTTGCACTTATCTTGTATATTATTAGATTAAAAATAGCAGAAATTTATACTAACCTATATAGAAAAATGATAGCCAAAACTACAATAGAATTTCGTATATTAATGCTTATTATATTACATATAATTATAATATACTGTATGTTTGTCAGGATGAGTGGAATTGGAATAGAAATAAAGAATTTTATATCTCTTTCAATAGGTATTATTTTATTCTTACTGTATATATGCTTCAATAGAAATAATATAGTCGGTAATTCATCAAAGATATATGCCTTTATGATTGTAGCCATGGCCGCCATATCTTATTCGGGTACTTTGGCTGATGCTTTTACGGCGAGTGGTAATATGATATGTATAGCTTTTGCCAGCGCATTTATTATAAATATAAGTAGATTAAGACAAATAAAATACATTACTATATATATACATTTAATAATAATATTTTTTATGTTTTTAGCAACTATAAGAATGCCGTATTATTGGAATTTCAATACTCAGGTAGATATCTTTAGCGCCAATTCTAAAAGTTCATACGCTCAGTTAGATGGTATTTATATGGATGAGCGGATATCAGATATTTTTGATTATTTTGATAAGTATGTAGCTACTAAATCTAAAAACCAAAAAGATTTCTATTTTTTTAACTTTCCTATAATGTACTTATTGAATAATAAAATTCCACCGTATTATTTAGTAACTCATTGGCTAGATGTGTCATCGTCCAAGGCTATATCTAGGGAATATGATGAATTTGTCAAATCTCCTGCGCAAAATATTGTTATGTATCAATATCAGACATTTTTCTTTACTGTGCACCGGAATTTTCAAGTTAAAAGCTCTTTTAAACAGCTTGATTTTCATGAAACCATGAATAAATGGGTGCAGGAAGGGAAATATAAATTTATAAAGTCATTTGTAGTTCCATATGATAATGTGCCGGTCGAGGAAGAAAAAAACCATCTTCTTAAAAATATGTTGATTATTTTGCAAAATGAAAAATTTTTCGGCATGGATAGGTCACAATTTACGGAGTGGTTAAAGGGAAACGGTATAACATTAGTTACTATTAGACGTGATAAAAAAATAGCTACTGACCAAAATGACACAAAGCAAGAAGATGACCGTTTGCAAAATGGTGATGTATTACAAATGGATGGTAGTATCGTTGATCTGTGCAGGGTATTTCCAACTCTAGGAGTAGCTCCGACTGAAGCAACCTTTTTCAACACAATTAACGTATATGAAAAACAAGGAGATCGTAGTGAATAG